Proteins from one Oscillatoria nigro-viridis PCC 7112 genomic window:
- a CDS encoding cation:proton antiporter domain-containing protein, with product MLTSGPITAPVPVFLVLLAIMLIAPLVFERLRLPGIVGLIIAGVIVGPNGLNLLQRDATIVLLGTVGLLFLMFLAGLETSLDDLKLNADKAVVFGLATFSLPMILGTGAMLLLGYSWLAAILVASCFATHTLLALPILTKLGLMRTQTVTATLGGTLITNVLGLLVLAIVVKAYKGNLTLEFWLFLIPSLAIYTFATLWGVPKIGRWFFKKFGHDENAEFIFVLATLFLVSYAAEIIEIEAIIGAFLSGIAITQLIPKMSPLMNRIEFIGNTLFVPFFLISVGMLIDPLILVKQPQSLLVAAVMILAEVVSKFLAAWLPGKLFRFEFPSIMVMFGLSVAQAASTLAAITVAFDIKLVDRVTVNGIIAMILVTCVASPWIVSRWGQEMQQPGSSLPAATSRKHLGGERVLVPVANPNTEDNLLRLALILAKTSQGTLLPLHILSDRGEAISPADKMQQTQLLTAAETVAHAAACAVEPIARIDDAIDRGILRSATEREASLIVCGWKGFSTTRDNFFGSIIDNVVRRSPVPVLIARFPNPLQNTARVIVAVTEGELTQFGFQETVDIAKSLAEELKASLQVLLVATKREQSNKSAAEVEILSEIPVNRVRGNFIKLVSQNLLEHDLLILTTISQQQNLWEKPGTLKEPEAIARTHQNISMLVVYFPVS from the coding sequence ATGTTAACTTCCGGCCCGATTACCGCTCCCGTTCCCGTTTTTCTAGTTCTTTTAGCAATCATGCTAATCGCGCCGCTGGTATTTGAGCGCTTGCGACTACCGGGAATAGTCGGTTTAATTATTGCTGGCGTAATTGTCGGGCCCAACGGTCTCAATTTGCTGCAACGGGACGCTACTATTGTTTTGTTAGGTACTGTAGGATTGCTGTTTTTGATGTTCCTAGCGGGACTGGAAACTAGCCTCGACGACCTAAAACTCAATGCGGACAAAGCTGTTGTATTTGGGCTGGCTACTTTTTCGCTGCCGATGATATTGGGGACGGGAGCGATGCTGCTGTTGGGGTATAGCTGGCTGGCTGCAATTTTAGTCGCTTCTTGTTTCGCTACGCACACGCTTTTAGCGCTGCCAATTCTCACAAAATTGGGCTTGATGCGAACTCAGACTGTTACTGCAACTTTGGGCGGGACTTTAATTACGAATGTGTTGGGACTGTTGGTGCTGGCAATTGTTGTCAAAGCTTACAAAGGAAATCTCACTCTCGAATTTTGGCTGTTTCTCATTCCATCTCTTGCTATCTACACTTTTGCTACTTTGTGGGGGGTTCCCAAAATCGGTCGCTGGTTTTTTAAGAAATTCGGACACGACGAAAATGCCGAATTTATATTTGTATTGGCCACCCTGTTTCTAGTTTCTTATGCAGCAGAAATAATTGAAATCGAGGCAATTATTGGTGCATTTTTATCGGGAATTGCCATTACTCAACTGATTCCCAAAATGAGTCCCCTGATGAATCGAATTGAGTTTATTGGCAATACGCTGTTTGTGCCGTTTTTTCTGATTTCTGTGGGGATGTTAATTGACCCGCTAATTTTGGTAAAGCAGCCGCAGTCTTTGTTGGTGGCGGCGGTGATGATTTTAGCTGAGGTGGTGAGCAAGTTTTTGGCAGCTTGGCTACCGGGGAAATTATTTCGTTTTGAGTTTCCCAGCATTATGGTAATGTTCGGTCTTTCTGTTGCTCAAGCTGCTTCTACTTTGGCGGCGATTACGGTTGCTTTTGACATTAAATTGGTCGATCGCGTAACGGTGAACGGCATCATTGCCATGATTTTAGTAACTTGTGTGGCTTCTCCTTGGATTGTATCTCGGTGGGGTCAAGAAATGCAGCAGCCGGGGTCGAGTTTGCCGGCTGCTACTTCGAGAAAGCATTTAGGGGGAGAGCGAGTTTTAGTGCCTGTTGCCAATCCGAATACGGAAGATAATTTGCTGCGTTTGGCTTTGATTTTAGCAAAAACATCTCAGGGAACTTTGCTGCCGCTGCATATTTTGTCCGATCGCGGCGAAGCAATTTCGCCCGCAGATAAAATGCAGCAAACTCAACTTTTGACGGCTGCGGAAACTGTCGCCCATGCGGCTGCTTGTGCGGTTGAACCGATCGCGAGGATAGATGATGCGATCGATCGCGGAATCCTGCGGAGTGCAACCGAACGCGAGGCTAGTTTAATAGTTTGCGGTTGGAAGGGATTTTCCACGACTCGCGACAATTTTTTTGGCAGCATCATTGACAATGTGGTAAGGCGATCGCCCGTACCCGTACTGATTGCTCGATTTCCCAATCCTCTCCAGAATACAGCCAGAGTTATTGTGGCAGTAACTGAGGGCGAGTTGACGCAGTTTGGATTTCAGGAAACCGTGGATATTGCTAAGAGTTTAGCCGAGGAACTCAAGGCGAGTTTGCAAGTGTTGTTGGTGGCGACAAAACGGGAACAAAGCAACAAAAGTGCGGCGGAGGTGGAAATTCTTTCTGAGATACCAGTAAATCGGGTGCGGGGAAATTTTATCAAGCTAGTTTCCCAGAATTTGTTAGAACACGATTTGCTGATTTTAACAACAATTTCTCAGCAACAAAATTTGTGGGAAAAACCGGGAACTCTCAAGGAACCGGAAGCGATCGCCAGGACTCACCAAAATATTTCGATGCTTGTTGTTTATTTTCCTGTATCTTGA